A region of Alosa alosa isolate M-15738 ecotype Scorff River chromosome 17, AALO_Geno_1.1, whole genome shotgun sequence DNA encodes the following proteins:
- the gemin8 gene encoding gem-associated protein 8 isoform X1, which yields MSSSDAAMLRKHHQRSLIPDQSEMNLACNPSSMVASCDGLYSWILTLIGIPKMASSGYPGSWYDHPLYARYWQHYDHAMNWYQKHRRAYRKAIEAAYGPMALPTRNRNIPTHSGRHMRGSGHSRYEERDWSGSEKEEDSSENSESEIECDVTNMDISEELREYFAHTERHREELKRQQEEEAVRHEAYVFADQDLRRSATDGCSVSAPLERPGERRSAEMKRLYGENAARIQAMETAMQLNFDRNCDRLQPKYWPVIPLKL from the exons ATGTCTTCGTCAGACGCTGCCATGCTTCGAAAACACCACCAGAGGTCACTCATTCCTGACCAAAGTGAAATGAACCTTGCCTGCAATCCTTCCTCTATGGTGGCTTCTTGTGATG GACTTTACAGTTGGATCTTAACGTTGATAGGTATTCCCAAAATG GCCAGCTCTGGATACCCAGGCAGCTGGTATGATCATCCCCTGTATGCACGCTATTGGCAGCACTACGACCATGCAATGAACTGGTACCAGAAACACCGGCGAGCATATAGGAAAGCTATTGAAGCTGCTTATGGTCCTATGGCTCTTCCTACCCGCAATAGAAATATTCCCACCCACTCAGGCCGGCACATGAGGGGTTCCGGGCACTCAAGGTACGAGGAGAGGGATTGGTCTGGCAGTGAGAAGGAAGAGGACTCTTCAGAGAACTCAGAGAGTGAGATTGAGTGTGATGTCACCAATATGGACATCTCCGAGGAGCTCCGGGAGTACTTCGCTCATACTGAACGCCATAGGGAAGAGCTGA AGcgacagcaggaggaggaggcagttCGGCACGAGGCCTACGTTTTCGCCGATCAAGACCTGCGTAGATCGGCAACAGATGGCTGCTCCGTCTCGGCCCCCCTGGAGCGtccaggggagaggaggagtgcggAGATGAAGAGACTATACGGGGAGAACGCAGCACGCATCCAGGCCATGGAGACGGCCATGCAGCTCAACTTTGATCGCAACTGCGACCGCCTGCAGCCTAAATACTGGCCCGTGATTCCGCTGAAACTGTGA
- the gemin8 gene encoding gem-associated protein 8 isoform X2, which translates to MASSGYPGSWYDHPLYARYWQHYDHAMNWYQKHRRAYRKAIEAAYGPMALPTRNRNIPTHSGRHMRGSGHSRYEERDWSGSEKEEDSSENSESEIECDVTNMDISEELREYFAHTERHREELKRQQEEEAVRHEAYVFADQDLRRSATDGCSVSAPLERPGERRSAEMKRLYGENAARIQAMETAMQLNFDRNCDRLQPKYWPVIPLKL; encoded by the exons ATG GCCAGCTCTGGATACCCAGGCAGCTGGTATGATCATCCCCTGTATGCACGCTATTGGCAGCACTACGACCATGCAATGAACTGGTACCAGAAACACCGGCGAGCATATAGGAAAGCTATTGAAGCTGCTTATGGTCCTATGGCTCTTCCTACCCGCAATAGAAATATTCCCACCCACTCAGGCCGGCACATGAGGGGTTCCGGGCACTCAAGGTACGAGGAGAGGGATTGGTCTGGCAGTGAGAAGGAAGAGGACTCTTCAGAGAACTCAGAGAGTGAGATTGAGTGTGATGTCACCAATATGGACATCTCCGAGGAGCTCCGGGAGTACTTCGCTCATACTGAACGCCATAGGGAAGAGCTGA AGcgacagcaggaggaggaggcagttCGGCACGAGGCCTACGTTTTCGCCGATCAAGACCTGCGTAGATCGGCAACAGATGGCTGCTCCGTCTCGGCCCCCCTGGAGCGtccaggggagaggaggagtgcggAGATGAAGAGACTATACGGGGAGAACGCAGCACGCATCCAGGCCATGGAGACGGCCATGCAGCTCAACTTTGATCGCAACTGCGACCGCCTGCAGCCTAAATACTGGCCCGTGATTCCGCTGAAACTGTGA